In the Rhodospirillaceae bacterium genome, one interval contains:
- a CDS encoding alpha/beta hydrolase — protein sequence MVRVSLVSVGILVSLLVLWLIAVRFGAFNPSEDYLVETYTDERSRFLTIDGVRLHVVEEGQGPVIILVHGYLGSNRQWEGWAERLRQDFRIVRFDFAPFGLSGPDPTEEYGVERAMPLFEGLVEELGYERFHLGGTSSGSIMALRYAAKFPERVDKLLLSTVPAYTPGDRIPPPWQFRSMMWISDNIFKVWRPKLYWRLFLENIFGNDDRITPEMVQGYADLNNRAGNIPRVRQFIMANARSKFDLAEAAAQITAPTLLQWAGQSPVLTADGLSNVLPLFTNTEVKVIRYPGLGHKLMLEDPETTVSDARAFLMGGEP from the coding sequence ATGGTCAGAGTAAGTCTCGTTAGCGTCGGCATTCTTGTTTCTCTGCTTGTCCTGTGGCTGATAGCAGTGAGATTTGGGGCCTTCAATCCCTCTGAAGACTATCTTGTTGAAACTTACACAGACGAGCGCTCGCGATTTCTAACAATTGACGGCGTTCGTCTTCATGTGGTGGAGGAAGGGCAGGGGCCGGTCATCATTCTTGTTCATGGTTACCTCGGTAGTAACCGTCAGTGGGAAGGCTGGGCAGAGCGTCTGAGACAGGATTTCCGGATTGTGCGCTTTGATTTTGCGCCCTTTGGGTTGTCAGGGCCGGACCCGACAGAGGAGTATGGTGTTGAGCGTGCGATGCCATTGTTCGAGGGGCTGGTTGAAGAACTCGGCTACGAACGCTTTCACCTTGGCGGCACGTCATCGGGCAGCATTATGGCCCTCAGATATGCTGCGAAGTTTCCCGAGCGTGTCGATAAACTGCTCTTATCAACGGTTCCTGCATACACACCGGGAGATCGAATTCCACCGCCGTGGCAGTTTCGTTCGATGATGTGGATCAGTGACAACATCTTTAAGGTTTGGCGGCCAAAGTTATATTGGCGCTTGTTTTTAGAAAATATCTTTGGCAACGACGACCGAATTACGCCGGAGATGGTTCAAGGGTATGCGGACCTCAACAATCGTGCGGGTAACATTCCAAGAGTGCGTCAGTTCATTATGGCAAACGCCCGCAGTAAGTTTGATCTCGCTGAGGCTGCTGCTCAAATTACAGCACCAACGTTGTTGCAGTGGGCTGGCCAGTCTCCAGTCCTCACAGCAGATGGTCTGAGCAACGTTCTGCCTCTATTTACAAACACTGAAGTCAAGGTGATCCGATATCCTGGACTTGGCCATAAATTAATGCTGGAAGACCCGGAAACCACGGTTTCTGATGCTCGCGCATTTCTTATGGGGGGCGAGCCCTAA
- the carB gene encoding carbamoyl-phosphate synthase large subunit, producing the protein MPKRTDIKSILIIGAGPIIIGQACEFDYSGAQACKALRQEGYRVILVNSNPATIMTDPEMADATYIEPITPETVTKILEKERPDAILPTMGGQTGLNTAMRLADDGVLERLGIELIGAQRDVIAKAEDRLLFREAMEAIGLESPRSQVVHSLEEARAAVKHIGLPAIIRPSFTLGGEGGGIAYNTEEFETIVGTGLSASPTTEVLVEESVLGWKEFEMEVVRDSADNCIIICAIENVDPMGIHTGDSITVAPALTLTDKEYQILRDASIACLREIGVDTGGSNVQFAINPTDGRMVVIEMNPRVSRSSALASKATGFPIAKIAAKLAVGYTLDELDNDITGVTPASFEPTIDYVVTKIPRFTFEKFPDTEPLLTTSMKSVGEAMSVGRCFAESLQKGLQSMETGLTGLNEVYLEEAGKPVNDLSTLTAALLAPRPDRLLVIAQAFRAGMTLEEIQKPSKFDPWFLAQIKALVDVETQLKADGLPTDPPAFARLKRLGFSDERIGELTNTDPLVVAEKRRGAGILPVYKRIDTCAAEFASQTPYMYSTYEGDGYVEPHCESDPTDKTKIIILGGGPNRIGQGIEFDYCCCHAAFALSDAGYETIMVNCNPETVSTDYDTSDRLYFEPLTPESVIELIRVEQRKGTVKGVIVQLGGQTPLKLSQALEAAGIPILGTSPDAIDLAEDRERFQHLLNDLKLRQPANGTALTEEDAVNSANKIGYPVVIRPSYVLGGRAMQIVHEEEGLRSYIRDAVKVTGSNPLLIDSYLSGAIEVDVDAVSDGDDIYIAGIMEHIEEAGIHSGDSACSLPPYSLSKEIVEDLKIQTRALAKGLNVVGLMNVQFAVKDSEIYILEVNPRASRTVPFVAKATGIQVAKIAARVMAGEKLADLGLSGYDFDTRAESKDHIAVKEAVFPFARFPGVDIILGPEMKSTGEVMGIDVDFPRAFAKSQMGAGTRLPLSGTAFLSLKDQDKAGALKVAHKLTDLGFKIIATSGTQAFLAEKGLNVDVINKVLEGRPHCVDAMISGDIQLVINTTEGAQSLKDSYDIRRTALTRQICHYTTLSGAEAAVDAISALRDGALDVAPLQSYFR; encoded by the coding sequence ATGCCCAAACGTACAGATATTAAAAGCATTCTAATCATCGGCGCTGGCCCAATTATTATCGGTCAGGCATGCGAATTTGATTACTCCGGTGCGCAAGCGTGTAAAGCCCTGCGTCAGGAGGGGTACCGCGTCATCCTGGTCAACTCGAATCCGGCGACCATCATGACCGACCCCGAGATGGCAGATGCAACTTACATTGAACCCATCACGCCGGAGACCGTTACAAAGATTCTCGAGAAAGAGCGTCCAGACGCCATTCTTCCCACCATGGGTGGACAGACAGGGCTGAATACAGCCATGAGGCTTGCTGACGATGGCGTACTTGAGCGGCTTGGTATTGAACTGATCGGCGCACAAAGAGATGTCATCGCCAAAGCTGAGGACAGACTGCTGTTCCGCGAAGCGATGGAAGCCATTGGACTAGAGAGCCCACGCAGCCAAGTGGTTCATAGCCTTGAAGAAGCACGGGCCGCTGTTAAACATATCGGTTTACCGGCCATTATTAGACCGTCCTTCACCCTTGGCGGAGAAGGCGGTGGCATTGCCTACAACACAGAAGAATTCGAGACCATCGTCGGAACCGGCCTCTCTGCGTCTCCAACGACGGAAGTTCTGGTTGAAGAGTCTGTATTAGGCTGGAAAGAATTTGAGATGGAAGTCGTGCGCGACAGCGCAGACAACTGCATTATCATCTGTGCGATTGAGAACGTCGACCCCATGGGCATCCACACAGGCGATTCCATAACTGTCGCACCGGCACTCACTTTAACTGACAAAGAATATCAAATTCTCCGTGACGCTTCGATTGCATGCCTCCGTGAAATTGGTGTGGACACAGGCGGCTCCAACGTACAGTTCGCCATCAACCCTACAGACGGGCGGATGGTCGTTATTGAAATGAACCCTCGCGTCTCACGATCATCAGCGCTCGCTTCCAAAGCGACAGGGTTTCCGATTGCCAAGATCGCCGCAAAACTGGCCGTCGGTTATACGCTGGACGAACTTGACAACGACATTACTGGTGTAACGCCAGCGTCCTTTGAGCCGACAATTGATTACGTGGTCACTAAGATTCCACGTTTTACCTTCGAAAAGTTTCCTGACACCGAACCGCTGCTCACCACCTCAATGAAGTCGGTTGGCGAAGCGATGTCGGTGGGACGGTGTTTTGCCGAGAGTCTTCAAAAAGGCCTGCAATCCATGGAAACGGGGTTAACTGGCTTGAACGAAGTCTACCTTGAGGAAGCAGGAAAACCGGTAAACGATTTGAGCACCCTCACGGCAGCACTGCTTGCACCTCGCCCAGACCGGTTGCTCGTGATCGCCCAGGCTTTCCGTGCTGGAATGACGCTTGAAGAGATTCAGAAGCCAAGCAAGTTCGATCCGTGGTTTTTGGCTCAGATCAAAGCCCTTGTCGATGTTGAGACCCAACTGAAAGCTGATGGTCTTCCTACTGACCCGCCAGCGTTTGCTCGCCTCAAACGTCTCGGCTTTTCAGATGAACGGATCGGCGAACTGACAAATACAGACCCGCTCGTGGTCGCTGAGAAGCGCCGCGGAGCTGGAATTCTGCCCGTCTATAAACGCATTGATACCTGCGCAGCAGAATTCGCCTCACAGACGCCATATATGTATTCCACCTATGAGGGCGATGGATATGTTGAGCCTCATTGCGAATCAGACCCAACAGACAAAACAAAAATCATCATTTTAGGTGGTGGTCCAAACCGGATCGGGCAAGGCATCGAGTTTGATTACTGTTGCTGTCATGCGGCCTTTGCACTGTCTGATGCTGGCTATGAGACGATTATGGTCAACTGTAATCCAGAGACTGTCTCAACTGACTACGATACCTCTGATAGGCTTTATTTCGAGCCGTTAACGCCAGAATCAGTAATTGAATTAATTCGCGTTGAGCAACGTAAAGGGACGGTAAAAGGCGTTATTGTGCAGTTGGGAGGTCAAACACCCCTAAAGCTGTCACAGGCCCTTGAAGCCGCAGGCATTCCTATTTTAGGGACATCACCCGACGCCATTGATCTCGCCGAGGATCGTGAGCGTTTTCAGCATTTGCTAAACGATCTTAAGCTCCGTCAGCCCGCCAACGGAACTGCCCTCACAGAAGAAGATGCCGTAAATAGCGCAAACAAAATCGGATACCCCGTCGTCATCCGTCCGTCTTACGTTTTGGGTGGACGGGCCATGCAAATTGTTCATGAGGAAGAAGGACTTCGCTCTTATATCCGTGATGCCGTCAAAGTGACGGGGAGCAATCCTCTTCTGATTGATTCCTATTTATCCGGCGCGATTGAAGTTGACGTTGATGCTGTATCGGATGGAGATGACATCTACATCGCCGGCATCATGGAACACATTGAAGAAGCTGGAATTCACTCTGGAGACTCAGCCTGCTCGCTGCCGCCTTACTCATTGTCTAAAGAGATTGTTGAAGACTTAAAAATTCAAACACGCGCCTTGGCTAAGGGCCTTAATGTGGTCGGGTTGATGAATGTTCAATTCGCCGTCAAAGACTCTGAGATTTATATTCTTGAGGTCAATCCGCGTGCCAGTCGCACGGTTCCATTCGTGGCCAAAGCAACTGGCATACAAGTTGCTAAGATTGCTGCCAGGGTGATGGCAGGTGAGAAACTCGCTGACTTGGGTTTATCAGGATACGATTTCGACACGCGCGCAGAAAGCAAGGATCACATTGCTGTAAAAGAAGCCGTGTTCCCCTTCGCCCGCTTCCCAGGCGTTGATATCATTTTAGGACCCGAGATGAAGTCAACCGGTGAAGTTATGGGGATTGACGTCGATTTCCCCAGGGCGTTCGCAAAGTCGCAGATGGGGGCCGGAACACGACTCCCGCTCTCAGGCACTGCATTTTTATCCCTAAAAGATCAAGATAAGGCCGGTGCCCTCAAAGTGGCTCACAAACTCACAGACCTTGGCTTTAAGATTATTGCAACCTCAGGAACCCAGGCTTTTCTGGCTGAGAAGGGTCTTAATGTTGATGTTATTAACAAAGTTCTTGAAGGACGACCGCACTGCGTGGATGCTATGATTTCAGGAGACATCCAACTGGTGATCAATACTACGGAAGGCGCACAATCGCTTAAGGATAGCTACGATATCCGCAGGACCGCGCTAACCCGTCAGATTTGTCATTATACAACCCTTTCGGGGGCTGAAGCGGCCGTAGATGCAATTTCAGCTTTAAGAGACGGCGCACTTGATGTCGCCCCCCTGCAATCCTATTTTAGATAA
- the greA gene encoding transcription elongation factor GreA — protein MEKVPMTAGGLAPLQDELKRLKSKERPAVIKAIAEAREHGDLSENAEYHAAKERQGFIEGRIQELEDVISRADIIDVSKLSGSVVMFGATVCFADEDTDEETTYQIVGPYEADLDKKRISVQSPIARALIGKTVGDTTEVRAPGGVKSYEIIDVKFK, from the coding sequence GTGGAAAAAGTTCCTATGACGGCTGGGGGATTAGCCCCGCTGCAAGACGAGTTGAAACGACTAAAGTCGAAAGAACGGCCAGCTGTTATTAAGGCCATTGCGGAGGCGCGTGAGCACGGAGATCTCTCCGAGAACGCAGAGTATCACGCTGCCAAAGAACGACAGGGCTTTATCGAGGGCCGCATTCAGGAGCTTGAAGACGTCATCAGCCGTGCTGACATTATAGACGTTTCGAAACTCTCAGGGTCTGTCGTGATGTTTGGCGCCACGGTCTGTTTTGCCGACGAAGACACGGATGAAGAAACGACCTACCAAATAGTTGGTCCATACGAAGCCGATTTGGATAAAAAACGCATTTCTGTTCAGTCTCCTATTGCACGCGCGTTGATAGGCAAAACTGTTGGAGATACCACTGAGGTGAGAGCCCCGGGTGGCGTTAAAAGCTACGAGATCATTGACGTAAAATTTAAGTAA
- a CDS encoding LysR family transcriptional regulator has product MPSQGKSRLDWDKLRVFHAVAEAGSFTHASEALTLSQSAVSRQISALESSLKVTLFHRHARGLILTEQGDLLYKTVHDVFSKLTSVENQLTESKDAPEGPLTITTTMAFGSVWLTGRLRQFIKDYPGIDVTLRLDDRELNLAMREGDVAIRFNEPKQPDLIQRHVGHLYGHIFASADYLKEHGTPTSIEDLVNHKLVVFGGSALPFEEVNWHVNEVEKTVGKINPVLRVNSLYGVYRAVKSGIGIGALPEYFYREGRGLVQILPELSSPPIDAYFVYPEELRNTMRVAAFRDFLLKEITRARLQLPVSQQDLEKAQDAS; this is encoded by the coding sequence ATGCCCTCGCAAGGAAAAAGCCGACTCGACTGGGACAAACTTCGTGTTTTTCACGCCGTCGCCGAAGCGGGTAGTTTTACCCATGCCAGCGAGGCTCTAACACTCAGCCAATCAGCCGTTAGCCGGCAAATCAGTGCCCTTGAAAGTTCTCTTAAAGTTACACTGTTTCATCGCCATGCACGCGGCCTGATCCTGACCGAGCAAGGTGATTTGCTCTACAAAACGGTGCACGACGTGTTCTCTAAATTGACGTCCGTCGAGAACCAATTGACCGAATCAAAAGATGCCCCAGAGGGTCCGTTAACAATCACGACCACAATGGCCTTTGGGTCAGTATGGCTCACAGGTCGTTTACGACAGTTTATCAAAGACTACCCAGGGATAGACGTTACGCTCAGATTGGATGATCGCGAATTGAACCTTGCTATGCGTGAGGGCGATGTCGCCATCCGCTTCAACGAGCCAAAACAGCCTGACCTTATTCAACGCCATGTAGGCCATCTATACGGCCATATTTTTGCGTCGGCAGACTATTTGAAAGAGCATGGAACACCGACATCGATTGAAGACCTAGTTAATCATAAGCTTGTTGTCTTCGGTGGAAGCGCCCTTCCGTTTGAAGAAGTGAACTGGCACGTCAATGAAGTTGAAAAAACGGTAGGAAAAATTAATCCTGTCCTGCGTGTAAACAGCCTCTACGGCGTCTACCGGGCAGTGAAAAGCGGTATAGGAATAGGTGCGCTACCCGAGTACTTTTATCGCGAAGGTCGGGGTTTAGTACAGATTTTACCTGAACTGAGTAGCCCACCGATTGATGCCTACTTCGTTTATCCGGAAGAACTGCGCAACACCATGCGTGTAGCTGCTTTTAGAGACTTCCTGCTCAAAGAAATCACACGTGCACGCCTGCAACTTCCTGTGTCTCAACAGGACTTAGAGAAAGCACAAGACGCCAGTTAA
- a CDS encoding GatB/YqeY domain-containing protein, translated as MLRNQLSDALKDALRGNDKRSVATVRLILAALKDRDICDRGRGNTDGIDDAEILEMLQSMIKQRRDSIDMYEQGGRCELAEREQEEIEIISRFMPEQLDEDEIRGAVTDVIGELEASSLKDMGRVMAALKERFSGRMDFGQASSVVKENLA; from the coding sequence ATGTTACGTAACCAACTCTCCGACGCGCTGAAAGATGCGCTGCGTGGCAACGACAAAAGGTCCGTCGCCACAGTTCGCCTTATTCTTGCAGCGCTCAAGGATCGCGACATTTGTGATCGTGGGCGCGGCAATACCGACGGCATAGATGATGCTGAAATCCTTGAAATGCTTCAGTCCATGATTAAGCAACGCCGCGATAGCATCGACATGTATGAGCAAGGCGGTCGCTGCGAACTGGCTGAGCGGGAACAAGAAGAGATTGAAATTATTTCCCGCTTTATGCCGGAGCAACTCGATGAGGATGAGATTCGTGGCGCTGTCACGGATGTAATTGGTGAGCTTGAAGCCTCCAGTTTAAAGGATATGGGGCGGGTGATGGCGGCCCTTAAAGAGCGCTTCTCTGGTCGGATGGATTTCGGTCAGGCCAGTTCGGTGGTTAAGGAAAATCTTGCCTGA
- the trxB gene encoding thioredoxin-disulfide reductase, whose product MAEHHSKVLILGSGPAGLTAAIYAARASLKPILVAGMQPGGQMTITTDVENYPGFADVIQGPWLMEQMQKQAEHVGTKIIQDTISSVDLSSGPFTCIGDGGDIYTGDSLIISTGASARWIGLESEEKFMGFGVSACATCDGFFFRGKEVCVIGGGNTAVEEALYLTNHASKVTLIHRRDSFRAEKILQDRLFANEKVDVIWDTVMEEVVGDSDPLGVTGVKLKNIKTNKTSHLSVDGVFVAIGHTPNTELFKGTLDMEDGGYLITASDSTRTNIDGVFACGDVQDHIFRQAVTAAGTGCMAALEADRFLASRSA is encoded by the coding sequence ATGGCCGAGCACCACTCAAAAGTACTTATTCTTGGATCAGGCCCTGCAGGCCTTACGGCTGCTATTTACGCTGCACGCGCCAGCTTAAAACCTATTTTGGTGGCTGGAATGCAACCTGGCGGCCAGATGACGATCACAACCGATGTTGAAAACTACCCTGGTTTTGCCGATGTGATCCAAGGTCCATGGTTGATGGAACAGATGCAAAAGCAGGCGGAACATGTCGGGACCAAAATCATTCAAGATACCATCAGCTCTGTTGACTTAAGTTCAGGCCCGTTCACCTGCATCGGTGATGGCGGAGATATCTATACAGGGGACTCTTTGATCATTTCGACAGGTGCATCAGCGCGCTGGATCGGTTTGGAGTCAGAAGAAAAATTCATGGGATTTGGCGTATCTGCTTGCGCAACCTGCGATGGCTTCTTCTTCCGAGGAAAAGAGGTATGTGTCATTGGGGGCGGTAACACTGCCGTCGAAGAGGCCCTTTACCTGACCAATCACGCCAGCAAAGTGACATTAATCCATCGTCGAGATTCTTTCCGGGCTGAAAAAATTCTTCAAGATCGCTTGTTCGCAAACGAAAAAGTTGACGTGATTTGGGATACAGTCATGGAAGAAGTGGTCGGAGATTCTGATCCATTAGGTGTGACGGGTGTGAAGCTAAAGAACATCAAAACGAATAAGACATCACATCTTTCAGTCGATGGCGTTTTTGTCGCTATCGGACACACACCGAATACGGAATTGTTTAAAGGCACATTGGATATGGAAGATGGCGGCTATCTGATTACAGCCTCTGATTCCACACGAACCAACATCGACGGTGTGTTCGCCTGTGGCGATGTCCAAGACCATATCTTCAGGCAAGCAGTTACGGCGGCAGGAACCGGATGTATGGCCGCTCTTGAAGCAGATAGGTTCTTAGCCTCACGCTCAGCCTAA
- a CDS encoding Lrp/AsnC family transcriptional regulator — translation MQRVKLDRIDRQILSDLQSDGRMTNVDLAKAAGISAPPCLRRVRALEEAGFIKGYHADLDPVSLGFNVSVFAHVGLNSQAEVDLLAFEKMVDLWPEVRECHMLAGETDFLLKIVARDWDEYQKFITSKLTAAPNVAQVKSALAIRSSKKLSGVPITVRPDKDVA, via the coding sequence ATGCAGCGTGTAAAACTAGATCGAATTGATCGACAGATATTAAGTGATCTCCAGTCTGATGGTCGCATGACAAACGTTGATCTTGCTAAAGCAGCGGGCATCTCAGCCCCACCTTGTTTGCGTAGAGTCAGAGCCTTAGAAGAAGCAGGATTCATCAAAGGGTATCATGCAGATTTAGATCCCGTATCGCTCGGGTTTAATGTGTCTGTCTTCGCGCACGTCGGTTTAAATAGCCAAGCAGAAGTTGATCTTTTGGCGTTTGAAAAAATGGTCGATCTGTGGCCCGAGGTCAGGGAGTGTCACATGCTTGCCGGTGAGACGGACTTTCTACTCAAGATCGTTGCCCGCGATTGGGACGAATACCAAAAATTCATCACCTCAAAGCTGACCGCAGCGCCCAATGTTGCGCAGGTTAAGTCAGCCTTAGCTATTCGCAGTTCAAAGAAGCTCTCTGGTGTTCCAATTACGGTGCGGCCAGATAAGGATGTGGCTTAG
- the carA gene encoding glutamine-hydrolyzing carbamoyl-phosphate synthase small subunit, translating to MPEASAKEFPPQPPGATGVLVLSDGSVFWGKGLGAIGAHVGEVVFNTSLTGYQEVLTDPSYAAQIITFTFPHIGNVGTNDEDMESTRPAALGCILRMDVTEPANWRSSQHLNEWLKDHNLIGLSGVDTRRLTGLIRDNGAPNGVVAHSPDGKLDLEALLKQAKQWPGLEGMDLAKAVTRESSEVWTETRWDLAKGYGAIGKDGATAKHHVVAIDFGAKRNILRCLANAGCKVTVVPATASAEDILSHKPDGIFLSNGPGDPAATGAYAVPVVQSLLETGKPIFGICLGHQILSLALGAKTYKLKFGHRGANQPVKDLETGKVEITSQNHGFSVDRDSLPNGVIETHRSLFDGILEGIRVENKPVFSVQYHPEASPGPQDSYYLFERFADLMTAAKTNAARSA from the coding sequence ATGCCGGAGGCGAGTGCCAAAGAATTTCCTCCCCAGCCACCAGGTGCGACGGGGGTATTGGTTCTCAGCGATGGATCTGTTTTTTGGGGTAAAGGCTTAGGCGCCATCGGCGCCCATGTCGGAGAAGTGGTCTTCAACACGTCCCTTACGGGATACCAGGAAGTACTGACCGACCCATCCTACGCAGCACAAATTATCACGTTTACATTTCCTCACATCGGTAATGTGGGCACCAACGACGAGGACATGGAGAGCACGCGCCCTGCCGCTCTTGGCTGCATATTGCGTATGGACGTGACCGAGCCCGCCAACTGGCGGTCCAGTCAACATCTAAACGAATGGCTAAAAGACCATAATCTTATTGGGTTGTCAGGTGTTGATACGCGGCGTTTAACAGGGCTTATTCGAGATAATGGCGCACCTAACGGAGTTGTTGCTCATTCTCCCGATGGCAAGCTCGATCTTGAGGCCCTTCTCAAGCAAGCAAAGCAATGGCCTGGGCTTGAAGGTATGGACCTCGCCAAGGCGGTCACGCGGGAATCTTCAGAGGTATGGACAGAAACCCGATGGGATCTGGCCAAGGGATATGGGGCGATAGGCAAAGATGGTGCAACGGCAAAGCATCACGTTGTCGCAATTGATTTTGGCGCTAAACGCAACATTCTCAGATGTTTGGCCAATGCTGGATGCAAGGTCACGGTTGTTCCGGCAACTGCATCAGCAGAAGATATATTATCCCACAAACCTGATGGCATCTTTCTTTCCAATGGCCCCGGAGACCCCGCTGCAACAGGCGCCTATGCAGTTCCAGTTGTGCAGTCTCTGCTGGAAACTGGTAAACCGATTTTCGGGATTTGTCTTGGGCATCAGATTTTATCGCTGGCCCTCGGTGCAAAAACTTACAAGCTGAAATTTGGTCATCGTGGTGCTAATCAGCCGGTCAAAGACCTGGAAACCGGTAAAGTTGAAATCACCTCCCAGAATCATGGCTTCAGTGTAGATCGGGACAGCCTCCCGAATGGTGTCATCGAAACCCATCGCTCTCTATTCGATGGCATATTAGAAGGCATACGAGTCGAGAATAAGCCGGTGTTCTCGGTGCAATATCACCCAGAAGCGTCGCCAGGCCCTCAAGACAGCTACTATTTATTTGAACGATTCGCAGACCTTATGACGGCTGCAAAAACCAATGCGGCAAGAAGCGCTTAA
- a CDS encoding pyridoxal phosphate-dependent aminotransferase: MSIIADRMSAIKPSPTMAVTAKAGELKAQGVDVIGLGAGEPDFDTPDHIKAAGKAAIDSGKTKYTPTNGIPELRQAVVDKFKRENGLDYDIGQVHIGVGGKQVLFNAILATINAGDEVLIPAPYWVSYPDMVLIAGGTPVFIECTEDENFKLSAEKLDAAITDKTKWLILNSPSNPTGAAYTEADLKAVADVLLKHPHVWVMTDDMYEHLVYDDFEFKTIAQVEPKLFDRTLTINGVSKAFAMTGWRMGYAAGPLDLIKAMNNIQSQSASHTSSITQHACVAALNGPMDFLAERNAVYKERRDLVVKMLNQAEGISCLTPEGAFYVYPSIAGCLGKTSKGGRKIKGDSDFVTALLEEEAVAAVQGEAFGLSPHFRISYATSTEALKDACTRIQRFCAALS, from the coding sequence GTGTCCATCATCGCCGACCGCATGTCAGCCATCAAACCCTCACCAACGATGGCCGTAACGGCCAAAGCGGGTGAACTCAAAGCCCAAGGCGTAGACGTCATTGGGCTAGGTGCTGGAGAACCCGACTTTGACACCCCGGATCACATCAAAGCGGCCGGTAAGGCAGCGATTGACTCCGGAAAAACCAAATATACGCCGACCAATGGTATCCCCGAATTGCGTCAAGCTGTGGTGGATAAGTTCAAGCGCGAAAACGGCTTGGACTATGACATTGGTCAGGTCCATATCGGCGTTGGTGGCAAGCAAGTATTGTTTAACGCTATTTTGGCCACTATTAATGCCGGGGATGAAGTGCTTATTCCGGCACCTTATTGGGTGAGTTACCCGGATATGGTGCTTATCGCTGGCGGTACGCCGGTTTTTATTGAATGCACTGAGGATGAAAACTTCAAGCTCTCGGCTGAGAAGCTGGACGCGGCAATCACCGATAAAACCAAGTGGTTGATCCTCAATTCCCCCTCAAACCCTACGGGTGCCGCTTATACGGAAGCAGACTTGAAGGCCGTTGCTGATGTTCTCCTCAAGCACCCCCATGTTTGGGTGATGACTGATGACATGTATGAACACCTCGTTTACGACGATTTCGAATTTAAGACGATCGCGCAAGTTGAACCAAAACTGTTTGATCGCACGCTCACCATTAATGGTGTCTCCAAAGCGTTTGCCATGACGGGATGGCGCATGGGATATGCTGCTGGGCCCTTGGATCTGATTAAGGCCATGAACAATATTCAATCTCAGAGCGCCTCTCACACCAGTTCAATAACTCAACACGCTTGCGTGGCCGCGCTTAATGGTCCGATGGATTTCTTGGCTGAACGCAATGCGGTCTATAAAGAGCGTCGTGATTTGGTCGTCAAGATGCTCAATCAAGCCGAAGGTATTAGCTGCTTGACACCGGAAGGTGCATTCTATGTTTACCCGTCTATAGCGGGATGTCTTGGAAAAACGTCTAAAGGCGGGCGTAAGATTAAGGGCGACTCAGACTTTGTGACGGCTCTTCTCGAAGAAGAGGCGGTCGCGGCTGTGCAAGGGGAAGCCTTTGGATTGTCACCGCACTTCCGGATTTCCTACGCGACATCGACCGAAGCGCTAAAAGACGCCTGCACGCGCATCCAAAGGTTCTGTGCAGCGCTTTCCTAG